A single region of the Terriglobales bacterium genome encodes:
- a CDS encoding response regulator transcription factor, whose translation MTKVLIIEDEPSMVAGLRDNFEFEGYEVLTAYDGVEGLERALKDSPDLVLLDVMMPKMSGLDVCKQLKVKRPSVPIIMLTARGQEVDKVVGLELGADDYVTKPFSIRELIARTKAVLRRVQHGSHNGDRVGFSDVSVDLKSCRVSRRGKMLDISAKEFELLKYFISHSGETLSRDRLLSDVWGYERFPTTRTVDAHIVRLRQKLEPNPEQPQYFLTVHGVGYKFVG comes from the coding sequence ATGACGAAGGTCCTGATCATCGAAGACGAGCCCAGCATGGTCGCCGGCCTGCGCGACAATTTTGAGTTTGAAGGTTATGAGGTCCTTACCGCCTATGACGGGGTCGAGGGCCTGGAGCGAGCCTTGAAAGACTCGCCTGACCTGGTGCTGCTGGACGTCATGATGCCCAAGATGAGCGGCCTCGACGTCTGCAAGCAGCTCAAGGTGAAGCGGCCGTCGGTGCCGATCATCATGCTCACCGCGCGCGGGCAAGAGGTGGACAAGGTCGTCGGCCTGGAATTGGGCGCCGATGATTACGTCACCAAACCGTTTTCCATCCGCGAACTGATCGCGCGCACCAAGGCCGTGCTGCGGCGCGTGCAGCACGGCAGCCACAACGGTGATCGCGTGGGGTTCTCGGACGTGTCGGTGGACCTGAAGAGCTGCCGCGTCAGCCGCCGGGGCAAGATGCTGGACATCTCGGCGAAAGAATTCGAGCTGCTGAAGTATTTCATCAGCCACAGCGGAGAAACCCTGAGCCGGGATCGCCTGCTCAGCGACGTCTGGGGGTACGAGCGGTTTCCGACCACTCGCACCGTGGACGCTCACATCGTTCGGCTGCGGCAAAAGTTGGAGCCGAATCCCGAGCAACCGCAATACTTCCTCACCGTGCATGGTGTCGGATACAAGTTTGTCGGCTGA
- a CDS encoding HAMP domain-containing sensor histidine kinase, producing the protein MAMRGKNERFRLLVTLGFVVFPAAALIGFSVLHLRSIQRDRAIEAAIQRDFQHMMAITEKRMARKAYDMVEVVQEKVPCPYDSDAGSRLQALLDQHAEFSHVFAWSKGKGTVVRSQSRYAEIPEVKVEGEKLGAMITGWFDMEGGGLVEKMEKLASKGERPYLPSGEWINRNGKGVYQAVVFFPLKENKAGIGGVVFDPEFLQGKFFPEMMNTMMAESEYESRSNNNGHSEAVMMIHAPKEPAMATCSDWDGGMPEMERKLEAGFPGLMLAMKFKGTTVEAIGQKFLRTSFLVLGGLSLLLAAGMVFTYRGVRKEMELAKIKSDFVSNVSHELRTPLALIRLYAETLELGRVPQKDKQQDYYCTIRKESERLTALINNILDFSRIEAGRKEYDFRETNLPELVRTTLEAYRYQIEQQGFRFEEKIADDIPPVMVDREAIARSLLNLVNNAIKYSSDDRYLGVNLQRSNGSVKLEVVDHGIGIAREEHSKIFEKFYRVCDPLVHNTKGSGLGLCLVRHIAHAHGGNVEVESVPGKGSKFSLLLPVQPPVAVVQNSKPDISQGVGVA; encoded by the coding sequence ATGGCGATGCGAGGGAAAAACGAACGGTTCAGACTGCTGGTGACACTTGGATTCGTAGTGTTTCCGGCCGCGGCGCTGATCGGGTTCAGCGTCCTGCACCTGCGTTCGATCCAGCGCGACCGTGCGATCGAGGCCGCGATCCAGCGGGATTTCCAGCACATGATGGCGATCACGGAAAAACGCATGGCTCGCAAGGCATACGACATGGTGGAGGTGGTCCAGGAGAAAGTGCCTTGCCCGTACGATTCCGATGCCGGCTCGCGGCTGCAGGCGCTTCTCGACCAGCATGCTGAATTCTCGCACGTGTTCGCCTGGAGTAAGGGAAAAGGAACGGTGGTGCGCTCGCAGTCCCGCTACGCCGAAATCCCCGAGGTCAAGGTCGAGGGAGAAAAGCTGGGTGCCATGATCACGGGCTGGTTCGACATGGAAGGCGGAGGCCTGGTTGAAAAAATGGAAAAGCTGGCGAGCAAGGGCGAGCGTCCCTATTTGCCGTCAGGCGAGTGGATCAACCGCAATGGAAAGGGCGTCTACCAGGCGGTAGTTTTCTTTCCGCTGAAAGAAAACAAAGCGGGCATCGGCGGAGTGGTGTTCGATCCCGAGTTCCTGCAGGGCAAGTTTTTTCCCGAGATGATGAACACGATGATGGCCGAGAGCGAATACGAGTCGCGCAGCAACAACAACGGCCACTCGGAGGCGGTGATGATGATTCACGCGCCCAAGGAACCGGCGATGGCGACCTGCTCGGATTGGGACGGCGGCATGCCGGAAATGGAGCGCAAACTCGAAGCCGGTTTCCCGGGGCTGATGCTGGCAATGAAGTTCAAGGGCACCACGGTGGAGGCGATCGGGCAGAAGTTCCTGCGTACCAGTTTCCTGGTCTTGGGCGGTTTGTCGCTGCTGCTGGCAGCCGGCATGGTGTTCACTTATCGCGGGGTGCGCAAGGAAATGGAGCTGGCGAAGATCAAGTCCGACTTCGTTTCCAACGTTTCCCATGAGCTGCGCACGCCGCTGGCGTTGATCCGTTTGTACGCCGAGACGCTGGAACTGGGGCGAGTGCCGCAAAAGGACAAGCAGCAGGATTATTACTGCACCATCCGCAAGGAAAGCGAGCGGCTGACGGCCCTGATCAATAACATTTTGGATTTCTCGCGCATCGAGGCGGGCCGCAAGGAGTACGACTTCCGCGAGACCAACTTGCCGGAGCTGGTGCGGACAACGCTGGAAGCGTATCGCTACCAGATCGAGCAGCAGGGATTCCGCTTCGAAGAAAAGATCGCGGACGATATTCCGCCCGTGATGGTGGACCGGGAGGCGATTGCGCGCTCGCTGCTGAACCTGGTGAACAACGCCATCAAGTACTCCTCCGACGACCGTTACCTGGGCGTGAACCTGCAACGCAGCAACGGCTCGGTGAAGCTGGAAGTGGTGGACCACGGAATCGGGATCGCGCGCGAAGAGCACTCGAAGATTTTTGAAAAGTTCTACCGCGTTTGCGACCCACTGGTGCACAACACCAAGGGGAGCGGCCTGGGGCTGTGCCTGGTGCGGCACATCGCCCATGCGCACGGGGGCAATGTCGAGGTGGAGAGTGTGCCCGGCAAGGGCAGCAAGTTCAGCCTGCTGCTGCCGGTGCAGCCTCCGGTCGCGGTGGTGCAGAACAGCAAACCTGATATCAGCCAGGGCGTGGGGGTGGCGTGA